Sequence from the Nasonia vitripennis strain AsymCx chromosome 5, Nvit_psr_1.1, whole genome shotgun sequence genome:
GCCACCGCAACTGTATCATAAAAATGGATTTGTTTACGCACTAAAGGTTGTTATATGAAAAATGCACTTTTTAATTCTAGcctatatttaaaaaaattgtattgtCAAAATActgtttgtatattaaataaatattaaagaaCTTTTGCTCTCTCATTCAACTTTTGAATTTGTTCCATCGCCTGCACCTAATCTATAAATTCTGACAAGCTTCTCCCGTATCAACACATCTGAGTGTAAGTTATCAGCTCCCCTCGGTAATCTGCGGGCATATTTTATGTTCTTCAGTGCTGAATCGAAATCTCATGGTTACAGAACTCGAAACccgtaagtttttttttttcgttacaAACAAATGACTGATTTgcaataaattagaaaattatttttgtatttcgtaaaacatttagttttttatttaaaaataattcaatttacCGCATTTTCACGAGAGTGCGCACGGGAAGAAAACCTCAGAAAATCGTATTttgtgataattttatcgattttttactcaaGAACTACGAAAAAGCTTGTAAGAATACTTTCGAGTTAAAATTACCTAAATAACCTATTAACTCAGTTTTGTCCAATGGCAAacaacaattttttgtttgttccAAATCAGTAATTTGTTTGCAATGAAAAAACAGACAGATATCGAGTCTTGTAACCATAAAATACCGAGGGGCCCTGACAATTTACACTCAGATGTCACCAGTAGCGGctcgaatatttaaaaatccgtCAATATTTTTGAATGTGGCTATAAACACAATAAATGAAACTTTGCAATTCATGAACAGTATAGGCTTCTTCTCCGGGGCAGCCCATTTGAACGTGTCGGTTTTAccttaaaattgtatttattgTCAGACATCAGCCGGTGTGACTTGTGGTTTATATACTTAAGTCAGTTATTATCATTAATCCTTGCCTATGTgcgcatttttaaatttgcgaGTACGAGATTGTAAGTGGGCCTCGTAAATCTCTTGTTGCagaaaagcaataaaaacataaatcTTAAATACGCAGTGTTGTCATACATCTTCTTCTagtacattaaaaaaatatattgttgtTCACTTGTGCTACATGTCTGCTACATTAATTCATGATATTATTTACTACAATCCGAATCATGTCAAATCTGTAAGTTGTAttactttcattttttttatgatactTCCAAGACTGCATGCGTATTATACATTAAAACTCTGCAACCCGATTTAGGCGCTTACCATCCTCGCCATCAAGCTCGCACTTAATTTACTATACGTATTATACCTTATAGTATGCGAGAATCATTTATTATACGGACGCGCTATATCTTAAgcaattatttatgtatttttactttcattcTGAATTACACGTCGAGCGGATCTATCACGAAAATgctattttaaacaatataattTACGTGCGAAATCTTTGGAGCAATATTTTGCTTTAAACCGCATGcattccctggtagaaacggtaTCCAAGTTATTTGGAAGTTTTGAGGTTGTCAATCTCagaacttggtagttttctttgtcagtttttgttacaagatgtTTTTAGATTGAGTATTCTTAACTATTTTCTTCCAAAGATAGTTGGTGAAATAATATGATACAGGTGCACGTGGTTAATGGCGATTCGAGGTTAGGATTGGAAAATCATTACTAGCAGGCTTgtattcgagttttttttttatgttagtatatagaataatgatttgCATGCGAAAAATCATCCGAAAAATTTCGAGCAACCGGGGACTCGAACCCGAGCCCTGCACAAGGATAGCCGCGCGCCTTAGCCAACCGAGCCAAGTAAACGTTGTCATTTGACCAAATATCTTGGGcattacttttcaaaaacagatctaagaactgccaaagaactaggataaaaagcgttacatcttgtaacaagaactgacaaagaaaactaccaagttcttagctttttcaccattttaaatcggccaatttctaccagggttctGATAGAGCTTTTCCAAATGAATCTGAATTTTTGTCCAAAATATGTTTAGAGACGAAGTTTTGCATTATGAAGGGAacgtttgcattttttaagATTTACTTATACTTTATAAAGCACAAATTTAAACTCTATAATGATTCAACTATGGGCAAATAATAATTGATGCCTAGCGTCTGGTTGCCAacaaataaaatcaaatcTGTAAAAAGTAACAACATCAAATATGTTTTTGTAGAAAAATAAGTTGATAATTTTGTAGTGTTATTGCTTAACAAAATCTCACTCTTAAATTCGTACGTCACTTGATTCTTGtacttataatataataattgaaattttgtattcaaaTTATTTGCTTTGCACTTTCGCGTGTAATATCGTTACATGTCTATGATATACCGAAAGTATTGCAAGATACCTCGTGTAGCActtgaaaaaaagtatttgtttGAATTAGACGATTTACGCACGTTTATTAAAGCTAACATTTCCCGCCGCATCCAGCTGATTATGTATTATCGCTGATTTCTTCGCTTCGGCTTCGTCTTTTATAACACGTTAgtgttaataattatattagaATCTACTTACTTTTTGTAAATTCCTTCGTTATATTGAACCGTATATTGAAAATCCCTTGAGCGCATTATAAAATTCGATTTCACATTTGTTTATTGCAATGCAATACGCTTACCTCTTAAAATTGGACTCGGATCGTTCTCAGAATGTAAATCTTATGTACGACTTGTCGACTTATACCTTCAATAGCGCTTTTCACTTCATGAACATGCTAATGCAACTGGTTCGTTAGTATTTGTGCTTgagttagttttttttttttttttttttttttttttttaattaacgatGTACACGTGCCGTATTCaacgttaaaaaatttattaaaatttcatgaaCTACATTATTCTAATTCATTGTGCTAATAAACACAGGGCCAATGAATTATGGTTCGACTTATGGTAACTTTATCTGATCTATCTCTTGAAATTTGCGAgcgcatattattatataggtgtgttttcaaaaatgtatacTCATATACTATATGCGTATATGAAGCTGCATCGACACGCTCAAGGGATTGAATTCCAAGCACTCCAGGGCATCTCTACGTGCGATTTTATCATTTTGCACTGCACATTTCTTTGTCATCCGCATGCGTTTCTATTTTTACCGTAACTTTCGGTTCAGCTCTGAACAAGCGAGACTTGAATAAATCTGCACCCAAGGCACATTTATACTTTCATTCTGTATTATAATATAGAGAAGGTCCACTCCGATGGTTCACATTTTTTGCTTCGCCatcgttttttctttcttatatTTACACGGTATAATATATAGCGCGTATATGTTTGTCTCTGCTTAACCTGCGTATTACAGTTAATGTTGATAATAATAAGTAAAGTATAATATGCTTACGTATAATTTCTAAGCCCTTATATCCGAGTTCAGCTTGATCAGACGAGCGAAAGAGTAAACGAATTATTGTCAAGCTCTTTCTGCCAGTCAACCAAGttattatctttttttgtatcatatataatattatactaTCGTATCGATTATTGTCGAAcagcattttttataaattagtaTCCCTAACGTTTACTGAATAAGTTTGACTTCTTTAAATCGTAAGTgttaatatacattttttcgcGCTTTACTTTTGCCTTTGTCGTTTATCAActcatgaatttttttacgcCTATATTCGAAATTTCAGAAGTCCTCTGGTGTCTCAAAGTTTTTCCTTCGTTCTTAGCAGGTAGAATGAATCAATTAAATCGCTTCGTCGAGAAGTATGGATAAAAGCATTTTTTCCGTTTCAACGGGCCAAGGTTTTGAAACTCAGAATATAACCGCGTTAAATAAAAGCAGAATACGTCAACTCGGAGGCACAAGAGGGCAATGAGTATTACAGCCTAATGCCATTAGTCGACTATACGTCTCGCATCATCAGCCCATTTACTTtcaaaagtttcatatatttgtttgtatgtatatagttaTTGTCGAAAAAGCGGTGGCCGGTACGTCTCAGCAATTCGGTCGTCGTACAATTATTGTCGAACGTGTAACACGACGAGTCGTATTGAGCAAAATAGCGCGCTTCGCATTATATTGTATACTGGTATCGTCGCTCCCGACGAAGACTAGCAAATTGTTATCTTTTCGCGTTCAGTCAGGGAAATCTGAAGAAATGGAGCGGGCTATTCTTCGTTGGGAGCGACGAATCATGCATATACGCGCAAGTTCTTTGTTCTtcatatgcgtgtgtgtgtgtgtgtgtgtgtgtgtgtgaaataTTGAATCCGTATTAGCTCTTAAAAATATCCGCTAAGTACTTTCTTTACAACCTTGCatctcgcgcgtgtgtgcgcgtgtgggggaggggggggggggggagtcgTCAGCTCGTCAGCTCGTCAGCTCGTTTTGTTTCTGCGTATGGAGTATGTAGTTAATGCCCGAGGGCGTCGTATCACCGTCGTTTAACTTTCATTCGGTTGCTCCTCCTCGGCGTATTGACCTGGTTGCTTGACTCTCCGGAGAGAAGGGGACGAAGAGGACGAAGGgggagaaggaggagaaggGGGAGAAGGGGGAGGGcgaagcgaagaaaaatgcgCCGGCTCTTGCCGCGTTCATCTGCCGACGAGCGAGCCCAGCGCAGCGGCGAGGCAGCCGACGAGGAGCACCAGCAGCGCGCGGGACCGTCCGGCCCCGGATTCCGTCTTCAGCGGCCCGTAGCCCTGGTCGACGACGTGTATCTTCCAGCCCAGGTTCCTGTGCGTGTAGCACTGGGGCACAGAAGAAAGAGCGAGGCGTGAATCGACGACGTGAAGAGATCGCGAGGAAGCGGCGGGACTTACCTGATAGTAGACCAGGTCGGGCGTGTCCTCCTCGACGTGCCAGACGAGCGTGGCCGGCTGGCCCTCCTCGCAGTGGAGCCGGAGGGTGCCGAAGAACTCCTCGAAGCTCTCGGTCATGGCGCTCTTGTCGACGCTCTTGTGCTGGTACTCGCAGTAGCGGCCGGCGGCGGTCGGGTAGGGGTAGCCGCTCGCGTCGCGGGCCACCCCGGCGAAGACCCTCTGGCGCTTCTGCTGCTCCGCGTTGAGCTGGCCGTAGCCGCCCTCGCGGCTGCTCGTTATGTAGAACGGATGGTACCTGGTCGACATGGTCTTGTCGTCGCCGCCCTCGACGAGGAACGTGTAGTTCTGGCCGCGCTCGACCGTCAGCTCGGGGATGAGCATCTCGTTGATGTACCAGGCGATGCCCCAGGCGGGCTCGCCGGTGATGCTTGGGTAGCCCCGGTCGCCGCCGGTCGGGCCGATGCGCGCGGTGAAGGTGTCCTCGCCGGCGATGCTCATCGCCGGCCAGGGCTTGAGCTCCTTCTGGGCCGGCAGGTTGTAGAGCGAGTTGGTGCACTGGTGGACGCCCCGGCCGGCGAAGTCGATGCGGATGTCCTCGCCGGTGCTGTCCGAGCTGAGGTGGGCGTTCGCCTCCAAGTTCTTGTTCAGCAGGCCGATGGCCGCGATTATCGTCGTCTCCTTGTCCGGGATCATGCGGTCGTAGTCGAGCTCGTTCGTGCGCAGCGGCCTCATGTACGTCACTGCGGGCGAATCGAGATATGCGTAATAGTATGCGTGCGCGGGACGAGCTGCGGAAACTCACCCGTGGTCACGCCGTTCTCCCGCTTGCCGGACACGAAGACGGCGTCGTTCTTGCCGCCGATCCGGTGGTCGGGGCAGACGCCCCGCTTGCCGTCGCACTGCGCGTACTCCGACATGTAGTAGTCCTCGGCGAAGAAGCTGTTGCTGGACTTGTTGTAGCCGACGACGACCACGTCGGCGCCGATCATCTGGGCCTTGCCCTCGCTGCCCGAGAGCCCGAACGCCACGTACTGGTTCTCGCGGATCCTGCCCGAGACGCGGATCTGCACGTCCTCGCCCATCAGCTCCCACTGCACCTGCACCCGGCCCTCCAGCAGCTCGATGCAGTTGCTCATCTCGGGCGCCGGCGTGCTGCTCGTCTGCAAAACGCCCAAAGCCCAGCTCAGCGTGCGCGCCTCAAATCGGCTCTTAAAACAATTGTATCCGCTCTCTATAACGTGTGCCGCTGCGGACAGCCGCCGGCTCCTCGATGGAGAGAGTGGAGGGAGTAGCCCGCAGCTGTCCGCGGCTCATCCGAACGCCCACACAAGCAACACGGAAGCGAGCAAGCAAGCTGCGCACGAACATAATCTCTACATGCAGGTACGATATTGCCTTTCTCACGATGACGATGCTTTCAATACTCACAGGGGTGTACCACCATGGCGGCTATTCCGTGCGCATGCAATGAGAAAATTCGGTCTGACATTAGCTTGTTCTTCCTAATGGACGCATGGTGAGTTGTATATGCGATGACGTATAGCGCAAGTTGGACGGTCAGTATGCGAGAATGAagttatgtgtgtgtgcgtgcgtgcgtgcgtgcgtgcgtatacacacacgcgcgcacgcacacacgcaacAATGTGCAGGCGCAGAGTCCGAGCGTGCTTACCGCGATCTTGGTCTGGCCCAGCGCGGGCGGCACGTCCAGGTCCTTGGGTATGAGGACGTGTCCGAAGTTGTGCTTGTACTGGACGCACCAGACGGCCAGCCAGTCGATGTCGTAGACGGTCAGGTTACCCGGCAGCACGATCTCGATGTCGACGCCCTCGTAGCCCTGCAGAGGCTGCGAGCTGCAATCGAAAGTATAGGAATGTCGGAAGAAGAACTTGCTTACGGGaagtgttgaaaaaaaaagaaaaaacaaatcacACACCTGTTCATCTCGTTGGGCACTTTGATGCCGTGCGTGTCGGGTTCGGGCCCCTTGCCGACCCAGAAGTAGGCGTCGGGCCCAGCGCCGTCGTAGTGCAGGTTGGGGATGTAGAAGGTCTTGCTGTCGAGGATGGTGATGTTGTCGCTGCGCAGTCCGTGAGCCAGCCGCGAGAACTCGGGGAGGACCCGTGGCGCCGGGATCCACAGGTCCTCCGGGATCAGTACCATGCCGAAGTTCACCTGCGGGAAACAACGGCCAATTAGCTGATCCGAGTGCCTGCTCTAATAGCAAGGGAAAACTCATCGAGTTCGGCGCTGACGAGCATCAGAGAGACAGACGGGCTAATTTATCGCGGCTCAGGCCTATAGCGCCGCCAATCCGATATGCAGCTTTGATCTGGCGCTCGTTAGGGAGAAGGCGGCTTATATGCGGCCTCTGCCCCTAAATGTACATCAGATTTACTCCCTTTCCTCGGCGGGCTCGCTACAGGCGCTAGCCTCGACCTCTCAAAAAACACGTTTCTATGGATTCCGAATCCGCTTCTCCCGGAACCTGCTCCTCGGCAGATAACCGCGACTCTCGGCGAGAGATTTTCGCGCCGCATACCGGGCCATTCGTACACGCATGCGAGCCATCAGCAAACGCGCTCCATTAATAATTTCCTAATC
This genomic interval carries:
- the LOC100118904 gene encoding protein Skeletor, isoforms B/C isoform X3 — its product is MPMPDGTPVPYPEHTSDNPKPLQAYQDQDIILRLPAGIKVRDIKYLSVWCRRFTVNFGMVLIPEDLWIPAPRVLPEFSRLAHGLRSDNITILDSKTFYIPNLHYDGAGPDAYFWVGKGPEPDTHGIKVPNEMNSSQPLQGYEGVDIEIVLPGNLTVYDIDWLAVWCVQYKHNFGHVLIPKDLDVPPALGQTKIAPPWWYTPTSSTPAPEMSNCIELLEGRVQVQWELMGEDVQIRVSGRIRENQYVAFGLSGSEGKAQMIGADVVVVGYNKSSNSFFAEDYYMSEYAQCDGKRGVCPDHRIGGKNDAVFVSGKRENGVTTVTYMRPLRTNELDYDRMIPDKETTIIAAIGLLNKNLEANAHLSSDSTGEDIRIDFAGRGVHQCTNSLYNLPAQKELKPWPAMSIAGEDTFTARIGPTGGDRGYPSITGEPAWGIAWYINEMLIPELTVERGQNYTFLVEGGDDKTMSTRYHPFYITSSREGGYGQLNAEQQKRQRVFAGVARDASGYPYPTAAGRYCEYQHKSVDKSAMTESFEEFFGTLRLHCEEGQPATLVWHVEEDTPDLVYYQCYTHRNLGWKIHVVDQGYGPLKTESGAGRSRALLVLLVGCLAAALGSLVGR
- the LOC100118904 gene encoding protein Skeletor, isoforms B/C isoform X2, which codes for MPRATRMHLLAGLLLCIALTLHSAAAQRSQSKRGPNYYGTFVGNFSSYAHNLGGDVYVLDESTFYIKHFNYDGNAPNGYFWIGKTPMPMPDGTPVPYPEHTSDNPKPLQAYQDQDIILRLPAGIKVRDIKYLSVWCRRFTVNFGMVLIPEDLWIPAPRVLPEFSRLAHGLRSDNITILDSKTFYIPNLHYDGAGPDAYFWVGKGPEPDTHGIKVPNEMNSSQPLQGYEGVDIEIVLPGNLTVYDIDWLAVWCVQYKHNFGHVLIPKDLDVPPALGQTKIATSSTPAPEMSNCIELLEGRVQVQWELMGEDVQIRVSGRIRENQYVAFGLSGSEGKAQMIGADVVVVGYNKSSNSFFAEDYYMSEYAQCDGKRGVCPDHRIGGKNDAVFVSGKRENGVTTVTYMRPLRTNELDYDRMIPDKETTIIAAIGLLNKNLEANAHLSSDSTGEDIRIDFAGRGVHQCTNSLYNLPAQKELKPWPAMSIAGEDTFTARIGPTGGDRGYPSITGEPAWGIAWYINEMLIPELTVERGQNYTFLVEGGDDKTMSTRYHPFYITSSREGGYGQLNAEQQKRQRVFAGVARDASGYPYPTAAGRYCEYQHKSVDKSAMTESFEEFFGTLRLHCEEGQPATLVWHVEEDTPDLVYYQCYTHRNLGWKIHVVDQGYGPLKTESGAGRSRALLVLLVGCLAAALGSLVGR
- the LOC100118904 gene encoding protein Skeletor, isoforms B/C isoform X1; protein product: MPRATRMHLLAGLLLCIALTLHSAAAQRSQSKRGPNYYGTFVGNFSSYAHNLGGDVYVLDESTFYIKHFNYDGNAPNGYFWIGKTPMPMPDGTPVPYPEHTSDNPKPLQAYQDQDIILRLPAGIKVRDIKYLSVWCRRFTVNFGMVLIPEDLWIPAPRVLPEFSRLAHGLRSDNITILDSKTFYIPNLHYDGAGPDAYFWVGKGPEPDTHGIKVPNEMNSSQPLQGYEGVDIEIVLPGNLTVYDIDWLAVWCVQYKHNFGHVLIPKDLDVPPALGQTKIAPPWWYTPTSSTPAPEMSNCIELLEGRVQVQWELMGEDVQIRVSGRIRENQYVAFGLSGSEGKAQMIGADVVVVGYNKSSNSFFAEDYYMSEYAQCDGKRGVCPDHRIGGKNDAVFVSGKRENGVTTVTYMRPLRTNELDYDRMIPDKETTIIAAIGLLNKNLEANAHLSSDSTGEDIRIDFAGRGVHQCTNSLYNLPAQKELKPWPAMSIAGEDTFTARIGPTGGDRGYPSITGEPAWGIAWYINEMLIPELTVERGQNYTFLVEGGDDKTMSTRYHPFYITSSREGGYGQLNAEQQKRQRVFAGVARDASGYPYPTAAGRYCEYQHKSVDKSAMTESFEEFFGTLRLHCEEGQPATLVWHVEEDTPDLVYYQCYTHRNLGWKIHVVDQGYGPLKTESGAGRSRALLVLLVGCLAAALGSLVGR
- the LOC100118904 gene encoding protein Skeletor, isoforms B/C isoform X4, which produces MPMPDGTPVPYPEHTSDNPKPLQAYQDQDIILRLPAGIKVRDIKYLSVWCRRFTVNFGMVLIPEDLWIPAPRVLPEFSRLAHGLRSDNITILDSKTFYIPNLHYDGAGPDAYFWVGKGPEPDTHGIKVPNEMNSSQPLQGYEGVDIEIVLPGNLTVYDIDWLAVWCVQYKHNFGHVLIPKDLDVPPALGQTKIATSSTPAPEMSNCIELLEGRVQVQWELMGEDVQIRVSGRIRENQYVAFGLSGSEGKAQMIGADVVVVGYNKSSNSFFAEDYYMSEYAQCDGKRGVCPDHRIGGKNDAVFVSGKRENGVTTVTYMRPLRTNELDYDRMIPDKETTIIAAIGLLNKNLEANAHLSSDSTGEDIRIDFAGRGVHQCTNSLYNLPAQKELKPWPAMSIAGEDTFTARIGPTGGDRGYPSITGEPAWGIAWYINEMLIPELTVERGQNYTFLVEGGDDKTMSTRYHPFYITSSREGGYGQLNAEQQKRQRVFAGVARDASGYPYPTAAGRYCEYQHKSVDKSAMTESFEEFFGTLRLHCEEGQPATLVWHVEEDTPDLVYYQCYTHRNLGWKIHVVDQGYGPLKTESGAGRSRALLVLLVGCLAAALGSLVGR